The following proteins come from a genomic window of Pseudomonas cichorii:
- the ruvB gene encoding Holliday junction branch migration DNA helicase RuvB, translating into MIEADRLITASSGRDREEQLDRAIRPLSLADYIGQPTVREQMELFIQAARGRNESLDHTLIFGPPGLGKTTLANIIAQEMSVSIKSTSGPVLERPGDLAAILTNLEPHDVLFIDEIHRLSPIVEEVLYPAMEDFQLDIMIGEGPAARSIKLDLPPFTLVGATTRAGMLTNPLRDRFGIVQRLEFYNIADLSTIVSRSAGILGLAIEPEGAFEIARRARGTPRIANRLLRRVRDFAQVRSNGHITRQTADKALNLLDVDEHGFDHQDRRLLLTMIEKFDGGPVGVDSLAAAISEERHTIEDVLEPYLIQQGYIMRTPRGRVVTRHAYLHFGLNIPSRMGEMPAPEDFADGSTY; encoded by the coding sequence GTGATTGAAGCGGATCGCCTGATTACCGCCAGCAGTGGCCGTGATCGTGAGGAACAACTGGACCGTGCCATTCGTCCTCTGAGCCTGGCTGACTACATCGGTCAGCCGACCGTGCGCGAGCAGATGGAGTTGTTCATCCAGGCTGCGCGTGGGCGCAACGAATCCCTGGACCACACCTTGATCTTCGGCCCGCCGGGGCTGGGCAAGACCACACTGGCCAATATCATTGCCCAGGAAATGTCGGTGTCGATCAAGAGCACGTCCGGCCCTGTGCTGGAGCGTCCGGGTGACCTGGCGGCGATTCTGACCAATCTCGAACCTCACGACGTGCTGTTCATCGATGAAATCCATCGCCTGTCGCCTATCGTCGAAGAAGTGCTGTATCCGGCCATGGAAGACTTCCAACTGGACATCATGATTGGCGAAGGTCCTGCCGCACGCTCCATCAAGCTCGATCTGCCTCCTTTCACCCTGGTGGGGGCGACGACTCGCGCAGGCATGCTGACCAACCCGCTACGTGACCGTTTCGGGATCGTTCAGCGTCTGGAGTTCTATAACATCGCCGACCTGTCGACCATCGTGTCACGCTCCGCCGGTATTCTGGGGCTGGCCATCGAGCCGGAAGGGGCTTTTGAAATTGCTCGTCGCGCTCGTGGCACTCCCCGTATCGCCAACCGCTTGTTGCGACGCGTGAGGGATTTCGCCCAGGTTCGCAGTAATGGCCACATCACCCGGCAAACGGCCGACAAGGCACTGAACCTGCTGGATGTCGACGAGCACGGTTTCGATCATCAGGACCGGCGTCTGCTGCTGACCATGATCGAGAAGTTCGACGGCGGTCCTGTTGGCGTAGACAGCCTGGCGGCTGCCATCAGCGAGGAACGGCACACCATCGAAGACGTGCTGGAGCCCTATTTGATCCAGCAAGGCTATATCATGCGCACACCGCGTGGACGGGTCGTTACCCGGCATGCCTACCTGCATTTCGGGTTGAACATTCCTTCGCGAATGGGCGAAATGCCAGCACCGGAGGACTTTGCTGATGGCTCGACGTATTAA
- the tolB gene encoding Tol-Pal system beta propeller repeat protein TolB, which yields MINLLRGLLLVLCCAAGLAVAEEKNIMVTSGSDRATPIAVVPFGWQGGNVLPEDMADIVSNDLRNSGYYSPIPKQNMISLPTQASEIIFRDWKALNAQYVMVGNIVPAGGRLQIQYALFNVATEQQVLTGSVSGTNDQLRDMAHYIADQSFEKLTGIKGAFSTRMLYVTAERFSESNTRYTLQRSDYDGARAVTLLQSREPILSPRFAPDGKRIAYVSFEQKRPRIFVQHIDTGRREQITNFEGLNGAPAWSPDGGKLAFVLSKDGNPEVYVINLASRQLTRVTNDSSIDTEPFFGKDGSTLYFTSDRGGKPQIYKTNINGGGAERVTFVGNYNANPKLSADEKTLVMIHRQDGFTNFKVAVQDLARGSVKILTDSNLDESPTVAPNGTMVIYATRQQGRGVLMLVSINGRVRLPLPTAQGEVREPSWSPYLN from the coding sequence GTGATTAACCTTCTTCGAGGACTGCTTTTGGTTCTTTGCTGTGCGGCGGGCTTAGCCGTTGCGGAAGAAAAGAACATCATGGTCACCAGCGGAAGTGACCGCGCCACTCCGATTGCCGTGGTGCCTTTTGGCTGGCAGGGCGGCAATGTGCTGCCTGAAGACATGGCCGATATCGTGAGTAACGACCTGCGCAACTCGGGTTACTACTCGCCGATTCCAAAACAGAACATGATCAGCTTGCCGACCCAGGCAAGCGAAATCATCTTCCGTGACTGGAAGGCCCTGAATGCGCAGTACGTCATGGTCGGTAACATCGTCCCGGCGGGCGGTCGTCTGCAGATCCAGTACGCTCTGTTCAACGTTGCCACCGAGCAGCAGGTCCTGACCGGCAGCGTGTCGGGCACCAATGACCAGTTGCGGGACATGGCGCACTACATTGCCGACCAGTCGTTTGAAAAACTGACCGGCATCAAGGGCGCGTTCTCCACCCGCATGCTGTACGTGACTGCCGAACGTTTCTCTGAAAGCAACACCCGTTACACCCTGCAACGTTCGGACTACGACGGTGCGCGTGCTGTAACGCTGCTGCAGTCCCGCGAGCCGATCCTGTCGCCACGCTTTGCGCCGGATGGCAAGCGTATCGCCTACGTATCGTTCGAGCAGAAGCGTCCACGTATTTTCGTGCAGCACATCGATACCGGTCGTCGTGAGCAGATCACCAACTTCGAAGGCCTCAACGGCGCGCCTGCATGGTCGCCCGATGGCGGCAAGCTGGCGTTCGTACTGTCCAAGGATGGCAACCCCGAGGTTTACGTGATCAACCTGGCTTCCCGTCAGCTGACTCGCGTGACCAACGATTCGTCCATCGATACCGAACCGTTTTTCGGCAAGGACGGCTCTACGCTGTACTTCACGTCGGACCGTGGCGGCAAGCCACAGATCTACAAGACCAACATCAATGGCGGTGGTGCCGAGCGTGTAACGTTCGTGGGTAACTACAATGCCAACCCGAAATTGTCAGCCGATGAAAAGACGCTGGTAATGATTCACCGGCAGGACGGCTTCACTAATTTCAAGGTAGCTGTACAGGATTTGGCTCGCGGAAGTGTAAAAATCCTCACAGATAGCAACCTTGATGAGTCGCCTACTGTTGCGCCCAACGGCACCATGGTAATCTACGCCACCCGCCAGCAGGGCCGGGGAGTCTTGATGCTCGTGTCCATTAACGGACGCGTAAGGCTCCCGCTTCCTACCGCTCAAGGCGAAGTCAGAGAACCTTCCTGGTCCCCTTACCTGAACTGA
- the tolQ gene encoding protein TolQ, whose protein sequence is MEANVVDHSSMWSLVSNASIVVQLVMLMLVAASVTSWIVIFQRGNMLRAGRRALDSFEERFWSGIDLSKLYRQAGSNPDPDSGVEQIFRAGFKEFSRLRQQAGVDPDAVMEGVARAMRVAISREEEKLEAGLPFLATVGSTSPYIGLFGTVWGIMNSFRGLATAQQATLATVAPGIAEALIATAIGLFAAIPAVIAYNRFAARSETLISRYYTFADEFQAILHRKVHTSEE, encoded by the coding sequence GTGGAAGCTAACGTAGTCGACCATTCCTCCATGTGGAGTTTGGTCAGCAATGCCAGCATTGTTGTTCAGTTGGTGATGCTGATGCTTGTGGCTGCTTCAGTCACTTCGTGGATCGTGATTTTTCAGCGCGGCAACATGCTGCGTGCCGGTCGACGCGCACTGGACAGCTTCGAGGAGCGTTTCTGGTCGGGCATCGATCTGTCCAAGCTGTATCGCCAGGCGGGCAGCAACCCTGATCCGGATTCCGGCGTAGAGCAGATCTTCCGTGCCGGCTTCAAGGAATTCTCCCGTCTGCGTCAGCAGGCTGGCGTCGATCCAGATGCCGTGATGGAAGGCGTGGCTCGTGCCATGCGCGTTGCGATCTCCCGTGAAGAAGAAAAGCTGGAAGCCGGCCTGCCGTTCCTGGCTACCGTAGGTTCCACCAGCCCTTATATCGGTCTGTTCGGTACGGTCTGGGGCATCATGAACTCTTTCCGCGGTCTGGCGACTGCGCAGCAGGCAACCCTGGCTACTGTGGCTCCCGGCATTGCCGAGGCATTGATCGCAACGGCCATCGGCCTGTTCGCGGCAATCCCTGCTGTTATCGCTTACAACCGTTTTGCCGCTCGCAGCGAGACTCTGATCAGTCGTTACTACACGTTCGCCGACGAATTCCAGGCGATCCTGCACCGTAAAGTGCATACCAGCGAAGAGTGA
- the tolR gene encoding protein TolR — translation MALIARDRRRKRKPVAEMNVVPYIDVMLVLLVIFMVTAPMINQGVKVDLPKVSSEALPQDNNNQVLTISIKADKTYYWNLGSEVDTDKQMDKAMTLPQLTAAVTKIVAAGRDAGKQTQVFIRGDKTVDYGSVMGTMGGLQKAGVGNVGLITEAP, via the coding sequence ATGGCTTTAATCGCTCGAGATCGTCGCAGAAAACGCAAGCCGGTCGCCGAAATGAACGTAGTGCCATACATCGACGTGATGCTGGTGCTGCTCGTCATCTTCATGGTGACCGCTCCCATGATCAATCAGGGCGTGAAAGTCGACTTGCCCAAGGTCTCCAGCGAGGCTTTGCCGCAAGACAACAACAATCAGGTCCTGACCATTTCGATCAAGGCTGACAAGACCTACTACTGGAACCTTGGCAGCGAAGTCGATACCGACAAACAGATGGACAAGGCAATGACCCTGCCGCAATTGACCGCTGCCGTGACCAAGATAGTCGCTGCCGGTCGTGATGCCGGCAAGCAGACGCAGGTGTTCATTCGTGGTGACAAGACCGTTGATTACGGTTCTGTCATGGGCACGATGGGCGGGCTGCAGAAAGCTGGTGTAGGGAATGTTGGCTTGATTACTGAGGCCCCCTGA
- the queC gene encoding 7-cyano-7-deazaguanine synthase QueC: MTEKRAVILLSGGLDSATVVAMARAEGYACYTMSFDYGQRHRAELNAAARVARDLGVIEHKVIGLNLNGIGGSALTDSSIAVPEAPTEGIPVTYVPARNTVFLSLALGWAEVLEARDIFIGVNAVDYSGYPDCRPEFVESFERMANLATKAGVEGQGFTIRAPLQNLSKSDIVKAGVALGVDYGLTVSCYQADDEGRACGKCDSCRLRAEGFAAAGIADPTRYF, from the coding sequence ATGACCGAGAAACGAGCCGTAATCCTGCTGTCCGGCGGGCTTGATTCAGCCACTGTCGTTGCCATGGCTCGTGCCGAGGGCTACGCCTGTTACACCATGAGCTTCGACTATGGCCAGCGCCACCGCGCAGAGCTGAACGCTGCTGCACGTGTCGCACGGGACTTGGGCGTCATCGAGCACAAGGTCATCGGCCTTAACCTCAATGGCATCGGTGGATCGGCATTGACCGACAGCTCCATTGCCGTTCCGGAGGCACCGACTGAAGGCATCCCGGTCACCTATGTGCCCGCGCGCAATACCGTCTTCCTGTCCTTGGCCCTCGGCTGGGCAGAAGTGCTGGAAGCACGCGACATCTTTATCGGCGTCAATGCCGTGGACTATTCGGGTTACCCGGATTGCCGCCCCGAGTTCGTCGAGTCGTTCGAGCGCATGGCCAATCTGGCGACCAAAGCCGGTGTGGAAGGGCAGGGCTTCACCATTCGTGCGCCGCTGCAAAACCTCAGCAAGTCCGACATCGTCAAGGCGGGTGTTGCTCTGGGCGTCGATTACGGACTGACCGTTTCCTGCTACCAGGCCGATGACGAAGGTCGTGCCTGTGGCAAATGCGACAGCTGTCGTCTGCGCGCAGAAGGCTTCGCCGCCGCCGGTATTGCAGACCCGACACGTTATTTTTAA
- the ruvA gene encoding Holliday junction branch migration protein RuvA — MIGRLRGFLAEKQPPHLVLDVNGVGYELEVPMTTLYRLPHVGEPVTLHTHLVVREDAHLLYGFYEKRERELFRELIRLNGVGPKLALALMSGLEVDELVRCVQAQDTSALTRIPGVGKKTAERLLVELKDRFKAWDALPGTFALVSDGPNQAEPVVSAESDAVSALISLGYKPQEASKAVSAIKEKGLSSADLIRRALKGMA, encoded by the coding sequence GTGATTGGACGTTTACGTGGCTTTCTCGCCGAGAAGCAGCCACCGCATCTGGTACTGGACGTCAATGGCGTCGGCTATGAGCTGGAAGTACCCATGACAACGCTTTATCGTTTGCCGCATGTGGGTGAGCCGGTGACTTTGCATACCCATCTGGTGGTTCGCGAAGATGCGCATCTGCTCTATGGTTTTTACGAGAAGCGCGAGCGTGAGCTGTTTCGTGAGCTGATTCGCCTCAATGGCGTCGGCCCGAAACTGGCGCTGGCGTTGATGTCGGGTCTTGAGGTCGATGAACTGGTACGTTGCGTCCAGGCGCAGGATACTTCGGCCCTGACCCGGATTCCGGGGGTCGGCAAGAAGACCGCCGAGCGTCTGCTGGTCGAACTCAAGGATCGCTTCAAGGCCTGGGACGCGCTGCCGGGCACGTTTGCTCTGGTTTCCGATGGCCCGAATCAGGCCGAACCTGTGGTATCTGCCGAGTCCGATGCGGTCAGTGCGCTGATTTCTCTGGGCTACAAACCTCAAGAGGCGAGCAAGGCCGTCTCTGCGATCAAGGAAAAAGGCTTGAGCAGTGCAGATCTGATCCGACGTGCTTTGAAGGGGATGGCGTAA
- a CDS encoding YebC/PmpR family DNA-binding transcriptional regulator gives MAGHSKWANIKHRKERQDAKKGKIFTKWIRELTVAARQGGGDPGSNPRLRLALDKALGANMTRDTIDRAVARGVGADDGNDVEELGYEGYGPGGVAIMVEAMTDNRNRTAAAVRHAFTKCGGNLGTDGSVAYLFDRKGQISFAAGVDEDALIEAAMEADADDVVSNEDGSIDVFTSFAGFYAVRNALEAAGFKASDAEIVMLPTTSAVLDLETAEKVLKLIDMLEDLDDVQNVYSNAEIPDDVLEQLG, from the coding sequence ATGGCAGGTCATTCTAAGTGGGCGAACATCAAGCACCGCAAAGAGCGTCAGGATGCCAAGAAAGGCAAGATTTTCACCAAGTGGATTCGTGAGCTGACTGTCGCTGCCCGTCAGGGTGGTGGTGATCCAGGTTCCAACCCGCGTCTGCGTCTGGCGCTGGACAAGGCGCTTGGCGCCAACATGACCCGCGACACCATCGACCGTGCTGTTGCACGTGGCGTCGGTGCCGACGATGGCAACGATGTCGAGGAGCTGGGTTACGAGGGCTACGGCCCCGGTGGCGTTGCCATCATGGTTGAAGCCATGACCGATAACCGCAACCGTACCGCCGCTGCCGTTCGTCATGCGTTCACCAAGTGTGGCGGCAACCTGGGTACTGACGGTTCCGTGGCTTATCTGTTCGATCGCAAGGGGCAGATCTCCTTTGCGGCCGGTGTCGATGAAGACGCACTGATTGAAGCGGCTATGGAGGCTGATGCCGACGATGTCGTGAGCAACGAAGATGGCTCCATCGACGTGTTCACCTCGTTCGCCGGTTTCTATGCCGTGCGTAACGCACTGGAGGCGGCGGGCTTCAAGGCTTCTGACGCGGAAATCGTCATGTTGCCCACTACCAGTGCCGTGCTCGATCTGGAAACCGCTGAAAAGGTGCTCAAGCTGATCGATATGCTTGAAGACCTGGATGACGTGCAGAACGTCTACTCCAACGCGGAAATTCCGGATGACGTTCTGGAGCAGCTTGGCTGA
- a CDS encoding DUF4142 domain-containing protein: MAHLIKTSALALLISLAGQTALAAQDSDDFVEDASAKGIAEVEAGKLAQEKGSSADVKSFADKMIKDHTAANNKLKALAESKNLEVSSDAQMMDKAKSMVLELRSAKSFDQAYANNQVKAHEEAIALFEEEAANGEDAELKAFAADTLPKLKEHLVHAKELAKAHGGNAGN; the protein is encoded by the coding sequence ATGGCTCACCTAATCAAAACATCCGCACTCGCACTGTTGATTTCCCTGGCTGGCCAGACGGCCCTCGCCGCTCAGGATAGCGACGATTTCGTGGAGGATGCTTCTGCCAAAGGTATTGCCGAAGTGGAAGCCGGCAAGCTTGCGCAGGAAAAAGGCAGCTCTGCCGATGTGAAAAGCTTCGCAGACAAGATGATCAAAGATCACACGGCAGCCAACAATAAGCTCAAGGCTCTGGCCGAAAGCAAGAATCTGGAGGTTTCCAGCGACGCGCAAATGATGGACAAAGCGAAGTCGATGGTGCTGGAGCTACGCAGCGCCAAGTCTTTCGACCAGGCCTACGCCAACAACCAGGTAAAGGCCCATGAGGAAGCCATCGCTCTCTTCGAGGAGGAAGCGGCAAACGGTGAGGATGCCGAACTCAAGGCTTTCGCTGCAGATACGCTGCCCAAGCTGAAGGAGCATCTCGTTCATGCGAAAGAGCTGGCAAAAGCTCATGGCGGCAACGCCGGCAATTGA
- the ybgF gene encoding tol-pal system protein YbgF: MRTCRRALTVLALTLPLSAWGAVPVVDDNSGSGSSSYPPAGYGTSGAYAGGGVSAPTSANGQLFMQLQQMQEEIARLRGLVEVQQNDIQRMKQEALERYQDLDSRISSGAAAAATNNSQPSGGSIDASGTPSAPAAQAPAAGTEPPDPAKEKLYYEAAFDLIKAKDFDKASQAFTAFLRKYPNSSYAGNAQYWLGEVNLAKGDLQGAGQAFAKVSQLYPKHAKVPDSLYKLADVERRLGHTDKVKGILQQVVAQYPGTSAAQLAQRDLQRL; the protein is encoded by the coding sequence ATGCGAACGTGCCGACGTGCTCTAACCGTTTTGGCCCTCACCCTCCCGCTTTCAGCGTGGGGTGCGGTTCCTGTGGTCGATGACAATTCTGGCTCTGGCAGCAGCAGTTATCCGCCAGCTGGTTATGGCACGTCCGGCGCCTATGCCGGGGGAGGGGTTTCGGCCCCGACCTCGGCAAATGGTCAGCTGTTCATGCAATTGCAGCAAATGCAGGAAGAAATCGCGCGCTTGCGTGGTCTCGTTGAAGTCCAGCAGAACGATATTCAGCGCATGAAGCAGGAAGCGCTGGAGCGTTATCAGGATCTCGACTCGCGTATCTCCAGTGGCGCAGCCGCTGCAGCTACCAATAATTCCCAACCTTCTGGCGGCAGTATCGACGCCAGCGGGACGCCTTCAGCCCCAGCGGCTCAGGCTCCGGCAGCAGGCACAGAGCCTCCTGACCCGGCGAAGGAAAAGCTCTATTACGAAGCTGCCTTCGATTTGATCAAGGCCAAGGATTTCGATAAAGCCAGTCAGGCTTTTACCGCTTTCCTGCGCAAGTACCCAAACAGCTCGTATGCGGGCAACGCCCAATACTGGCTGGGTGAAGTGAATCTGGCCAAAGGCGATCTTCAAGGCGCTGGTCAGGCATTTGCCAAGGTCAGTCAGTTGTACCCAAAGCACGCCAAGGTACCTGATTCGCTTTACAAGCTGGCCGATGTCGAGCGTCGCCTCGGCCACACCGACAAGGTCAAAGGCATCCTGCAGCAAGTCGTGGCCCAGTATCCGGGCACTTCGGCTGCACAATTGGCACAGCGGGATCTTCAGCGTCTCTGA
- the pal gene encoding peptidoglycan-associated lipoprotein Pal, translating to MEMLKFGKFAALALAMAVAVGCSSKGGDNAGAGAVDPNAGYGANTGAVDGSLSEEAALRAITTFYFEYDSSDLKPEALRALDVHAKDLKANGARVVLEGNTDERGTREYNMALGERRAKAVQRYLVLQGVSPAQLELVSYGEERPVATGNDEQSWAQNRRVELRK from the coding sequence ATGGAAATGTTGAAGTTTGGTAAGTTTGCTGCGCTGGCTCTGGCCATGGCTGTAGCTGTTGGTTGCTCGTCCAAAGGCGGCGATAACGCTGGCGCTGGCGCTGTTGACCCTAACGCTGGTTACGGTGCCAACACTGGCGCTGTAGATGGCAGCCTGAGCGAAGAAGCTGCTCTGCGTGCAATCACCACCTTCTACTTCGAATACGACAGTTCGGATCTGAAGCCAGAAGCACTGCGTGCTCTGGACGTGCATGCCAAGGACCTGAAAGCAAACGGCGCTCGCGTCGTTCTGGAAGGCAACACCGACGAGCGTGGTACTCGTGAGTACAACATGGCTCTGGGCGAGCGTCGTGCGAAAGCCGTTCAACGCTACCTGGTTCTGCAAGGTGTTTCCCCAGCTCAGCTGGAACTGGTTTCCTACGGCGAAGAGCGTCCAGTTGCTACCGGCAACGACGAGCAGTCCTGGGCTCAAAACCGTCGCGTCGAACTGCGTAAGTAA
- the queE gene encoding 7-carboxy-7-deazaguanine synthase QueE produces the protein MQDTLRITEIFYSLQGETRTAGLPTVFVRLTGCPLRCQYCDSAYAFSGGKILSLEDILEQVAAYRPRYVCVTGGEPLAQPNAIPLLERLCDAGYEVSLETSGALDISAVDSRVSRVVDLKTPGSKEVARNRYENMELLTPNDQVKFVICSRDDYDWAVSKLIQYGLDKRAGEVLFSASHHELKGRDLADWIVADNLPVRLQMQLHKILWDDEPGR, from the coding sequence ATGCAAGACACATTACGTATCACCGAAATCTTTTACTCGTTGCAGGGTGAAACTCGTACGGCTGGGCTACCCACCGTATTCGTGCGCCTCACGGGTTGTCCGCTGCGCTGCCAGTATTGCGACAGTGCCTATGCATTCAGCGGCGGAAAGATCCTGTCGCTGGAAGACATCCTTGAGCAGGTCGCTGCCTATCGTCCGCGTTATGTCTGTGTAACCGGTGGTGAACCGCTTGCCCAGCCCAATGCCATTCCCTTGCTCGAGCGCCTGTGTGATGCCGGTTACGAGGTTTCGCTGGAAACCAGTGGTGCCCTGGATATCTCGGCTGTAGACAGTCGTGTCAGTCGCGTCGTCGACCTGAAGACCCCAGGCTCCAAGGAAGTTGCTCGCAATCGCTACGAAAACATGGAATTGCTGACGCCCAACGATCAGGTCAAGTTTGTGATCTGTTCCAGGGACGACTATGACTGGGCTGTGTCCAAGCTGATTCAGTACGGGCTGGACAAGCGCGCTGGTGAAGTGCTGTTTTCTGCCAGCCACCATGAGCTGAAAGGCCGTGATCTGGCCGACTGGATCGTGGCAGACAACCTGCCGGTCCGCTTGCAGATGCAGTTGCATAAAATTCTTTGGGACGACGAGCCGGGGCGCTGA
- the tolA gene encoding cell envelope integrity protein TolA, with amino-acid sequence MQPIREPSASESYFWPSVWAVGLHILIFGMLFVSFAMTPELPEAKPVVQATLYQLKSKSQATTQTNQKIAGEAKKAAARQTEVEQLEQKKIEQQKQEAVKAAEQKKEEAAQKAEEQKAADEAKKAEQKAEEAKKADDAKKAADAKKAEEKQLADVAKKKAEEEAKKKAEEDAKKAAAEEAKKQAADEAKKKAAEDAKKKAAEDAKKKAAADSAKKAQEAARKAAEDKKAQALADLLSDKPQRQQALADEVGDEVAGNFDDLIRLRASEGWARPPSARKGMAVVLQIGMLPDGTVTSVTIARSSGDGPFDSSAVAAVKNIGRLTEMQGLKPADFAPYRSFKMTFTPEDLAL; translated from the coding sequence ATGCAGCCGATTCGAGAGCCGTCTGCCTCGGAAAGCTACTTCTGGCCCTCTGTCTGGGCCGTTGGCCTGCATATCCTGATTTTTGGCATGCTTTTCGTGAGCTTTGCCATGACTCCCGAGTTGCCGGAGGCCAAACCTGTGGTTCAGGCTACTCTGTATCAACTCAAGTCCAAGAGTCAGGCGACGACCCAGACCAACCAGAAGATTGCCGGCGAGGCAAAGAAAGCCGCTGCACGACAGACTGAAGTCGAGCAGCTGGAGCAGAAGAAGATCGAGCAGCAGAAACAGGAAGCTGTAAAGGCTGCGGAACAAAAGAAAGAAGAGGCTGCTCAAAAAGCCGAAGAACAGAAGGCTGCTGACGAGGCCAAGAAAGCCGAACAGAAAGCCGAGGAAGCCAAAAAGGCCGATGACGCCAAGAAAGCTGCCGATGCGAAAAAGGCCGAAGAGAAACAATTGGCTGATGTAGCCAAGAAGAAAGCCGAAGAAGAAGCGAAGAAAAAAGCCGAGGAAGACGCCAAGAAGGCCGCCGCCGAGGAAGCCAAGAAACAGGCTGCCGATGAAGCGAAGAAAAAAGCGGCTGAAGACGCGAAGAAAAAGGCTGCCGAGGACGCCAAGAAGAAAGCTGCTGCCGACTCAGCCAAAAAGGCTCAGGAAGCTGCGCGCAAGGCTGCCGAGGACAAGAAGGCACAGGCTCTGGCTGACCTGCTTTCCGACAAGCCTCAGCGTCAACAGGCTCTGGCCGATGAAGTGGGCGATGAGGTAGCGGGTAACTTCGATGACCTGATTCGTCTGCGTGCATCCGAAGGCTGGGCTCGCCCACCATCGGCGCGCAAAGGCATGGCAGTGGTATTGCAGATCGGCATGTTGCCGGACGGCACAGTGACTTCGGTGACTATTGCCAGGTCCAGTGGTGACGGTCCGTTCGACAGTTCGGCAGTGGCAGCGGTCAAGAATATTGGTCGTTTGACAGAAATGCAGGGTTTGAAGCCAGCGGACTTCGCTCCCTATCGTTCATTCAAGATGACATTCACACCTGAGGATCTAGCCTTGTGA
- the ybgC gene encoding tol-pal system-associated acyl-CoA thioesterase has product MRAQNGAPSFAHRCRVYYEDTDAGGIVYYVNYLKFMERARTEQLRELGFAQSELAKEDLLFVVHSSEARYHKPARLDDELLVSAEVIELNRVSLRFKQQVRLAADATLLCEGQFLVACVRADSLKPRAIPEALRAAFADQSGAGIHSEQEIKRGS; this is encoded by the coding sequence ATGCGCGCGCAAAACGGGGCTCCGTCGTTCGCACATCGCTGTCGCGTTTATTACGAGGACACCGATGCAGGCGGCATCGTCTACTACGTCAACTATTTGAAATTCATGGAGCGGGCTCGTACCGAGCAACTGCGAGAGCTGGGTTTTGCCCAGTCCGAGCTTGCGAAGGAGGACCTGCTGTTCGTCGTGCATTCCAGTGAGGCTCGTTATCACAAGCCTGCGCGTCTGGACGATGAGCTGCTGGTAAGCGCTGAAGTAATCGAATTGAACCGTGTCAGCCTGCGCTTCAAGCAGCAGGTCAGGCTGGCTGCGGATGCAACGCTGCTCTGTGAGGGGCAGTTTTTGGTGGCGTGTGTACGCGCCGATAGTTTGAAACCCCGGGCCATTCCCGAAGCTTTGCGAGCGGCCTTTGCCGACCAGAGCGGCGCGGGCATACATTCAGAGCAGGAGATAAAGCGTGGAAGCTAA
- the ruvC gene encoding crossover junction endodeoxyribonuclease RuvC codes for MTLILGIDPGSRITGYGVVRDTGRGCVYVASGCIRTGAGELQERLQIVFRGVREVIQTHGPVTMGIEKVFMARNADSALKLGQARGAAIVAGAEEGLEIAEYTATQVKQAVAGTGGANKEQVMMMVMHLLKLTQKPQIDASDALAIALCHAHTRSSLIPHGLGTARSRGGRLRL; via the coding sequence ATGACTCTTATTCTTGGCATCGACCCCGGTTCGCGAATCACCGGTTATGGCGTTGTGCGTGATACCGGGCGCGGCTGTGTCTATGTGGCTTCGGGTTGCATTCGCACGGGAGCCGGTGAGCTGCAAGAGCGGCTGCAGATTGTGTTTCGCGGTGTGCGTGAAGTCATCCAGACTCATGGTCCTGTCACCATGGGGATCGAAAAGGTCTTCATGGCGCGCAATGCCGATTCTGCGCTGAAACTGGGCCAGGCCCGGGGCGCGGCCATTGTGGCGGGTGCCGAGGAAGGGCTGGAGATTGCCGAATACACGGCCACTCAGGTCAAGCAGGCAGTTGCCGGCACGGGTGGTGCCAACAAGGAGCAAGTGATGATGATGGTCATGCATTTGCTCAAGTTGACCCAGAAACCCCAGATCGACGCCTCCGATGCACTGGCCATCGCGCTGTGTCATGCGCACACGCGCTCAAGTCTTATTCCCCATGGTCTGGGGACTGCACGCAGTCGCGGTGGTCGGCTGCGTCTCTGA